The nucleotide sequence CTTCATACAAACAACTTTCATCTTCCCTCCCTTTTTTCTTCTTTTGACTTTATTGTTATTTTTTTAGTATAATCATAATCATCATAACGACTGTGGACATGTTAGTTACTTTATAAATTCATTTTTTGTCGTCGCTGATTTTAGGTTTTTCTATTTTTGTTAATGTTAATTAGTATGTAGATAAATCTGAAAAGTTATCAACACTATTTGTTTGCATTTGCTTTTTTGCTAACTTATTCACCATTTTGAGAAATTATTAACAGGTTATCTACTTGGTTGTTTTTATTTCTGCAAGTATCTTGTTCAATTCTGCTGAAAAAAAAGGGTCTTTATTTATAAGTTTTTCTATTTTGTCAAACGCATAAAGAACAGTTGTATGATCTCTTCCACCAAATACTTCACCTATCTCTATTGTTGATAGTTCAGTAAATTTTCGGGCAATATACATTGCTATTTGTCTTGGTTGAGCAATCGCATCAGTTCTTTTTTTGCTCTTTAAATCTTTTATGTCTATATTAAAATTTTTTGCGATTACCTTCTGTATTTTTTCTATTGTTATTGGTAGTTCTTCCGGTGTTGGTTTAACAATATCTTTCAGAATTTCCTGTGTTCTGTCAACCGTTATCTGAGTTCCGGTAAGATACGCATATGCCACAATTCTTATTAGGGCGCCTTCTAATTCGCGTATGTTTGCCTTTATGTTTGATGCAATAAAAAGTAAAACATCTTCAGGTACATGGATTCTTTCATTTACAACTTTACTTTTTAAGATTGCTATTCTTGTCTCTAAATCCGGTGCTGTAATATCAGCAACAAGTCCCCATTCAAACCTGCTTTTAAGACGGTCTTGTAATGTAACGATTTCTTTTGGTGCCGAATCAGCAGAGAGAACAATCTGTTTTCTTGCTTCATAGAGTGCGTTGAATGTATGATGAAACACCTCTTGTATCTGCTCACCTTTTCCTAAAAACTGAACATCATCAATAAGCAATGCATCAAGTGAACGATATTTTAGGTGAAACTGTGGCATAGTGCTTCTTGTTAGCGACGAAATCATTTCATTTACAAATTTTTCACAAACGATATAAAGAACCTTTGTTGTTTTGTTTTTTTGTTTTATTCTATGTCCAATTGCGTGAAGCAGATGTGTTTTTCCTAACCCGACACCGCCATAAATAAAAAGTGGATTATATGCTTTGCCCGGGTCTTCTGCAACCGCCTGTGCCGCCGCCTGGGCAAACTTGTTGGAATTACCAACAACAAATTTTTCAAAAGTGTATTTTGGATTAAACTGCTCTTCTGTAAAAATGGATTCCGGCTCTGCAACAGGTATCGGCTCTAATACAGGTTCTGGTTTCAAAAATTCATCAAGATTCTGGATAACCGTGTAATTAAGCGAAATTTTTATACCTGATTGATGAGAAAGTTCCTTCTCAATTTTTTCCTGAACATTTTCTTTCATCCAGTCAATAAAAAATTTGTTCGGTACCTCTATTAAAAACTTGTCTTCAGAAATTGAAATCGGCTTT is from Elusimicrobiota bacterium and encodes:
- the dnaA gene encoding chromosomal replication initiator protein DnaA; translated protein: MDKTPQELWENCLIVISKKIPEKTFDLWIKPAKPISISEDKFLIEVPNKFFIDWMKENVQEKIEKELSHQSGIKISLNYTVIQNLDEFLKPEPVLEPIPVAEPESIFTEEQFNPKYTFEKFVVGNSNKFAQAAAQAVAEDPGKAYNPLFIYGGVGLGKTHLLHAIGHRIKQKNKTTKVLYIVCEKFVNEMISSLTRSTMPQFHLKYRSLDALLIDDVQFLGKGEQIQEVFHHTFNALYEARKQIVLSADSAPKEIVTLQDRLKSRFEWGLVADITAPDLETRIAILKSKVVNERIHVPEDVLLFIASNIKANIRELEGALIRIVAYAYLTGTQITVDRTQEILKDIVKPTPEELPITIEKIQKVIAKNFNIDIKDLKSKKRTDAIAQPRQIAMYIARKFTELSTIEIGEVFGGRDHTTVLYAFDKIEKLINKDPFFSAELNKILAEIKTTK